A single window of Sphingobium sp. SCG-1 DNA harbors:
- a CDS encoding vgr related protein: MIRTPHDQGRPLTPAERAMATSMFGQAIDLDPVRIYRRKWWPFHPRNVTMAPRGAIHFHPKGESYCDCFASSNLGLQGHLIHELVHVWQHQRGINLVLERHPFCRYSYTIKPGWSLSRYGLEQQAEIVRHTFLLRHGVIVPGAPPRETLESILPFGTR; encoded by the coding sequence ATGATCCGCACTCCACACGATCAGGGACGCCCCCTCACGCCCGCAGAGCGCGCCATGGCGACAAGCATGTTCGGGCAGGCCATCGACCTTGATCCGGTGCGCATCTATCGCCGCAAATGGTGGCCGTTTCATCCGCGCAATGTGACCATGGCCCCACGCGGCGCGATCCACTTTCACCCGAAGGGCGAGAGTTACTGCGACTGCTTCGCCAGCAGCAATCTGGGCTTGCAGGGGCATTTGATCCATGAACTGGTCCACGTCTGGCAGCATCAGCGCGGCATCAATCTCGTCCTGGAACGCCACCCGTTCTGCCGTTACAGCTATACGATCAAACCGGGCTGGAGCCTCAGTCGCTATGGATTGGAGCAGCAGGCGGAGATCGTCCGTCACACATTCCTTTTGCGTCATGGCGTCATTGTGCCGGGCGCGCCGCCGCGCGAGACGCTGGAGAGCATCCTGCCGTTCGGCACGCGCTGA
- a CDS encoding recombinase family protein — protein MRKADNTAPRALRCAIYTRKSTEEGLDQAFNSLDAQREACAAYILSQRHEGWSLVPDYYDDGGYSGGTMERPGLKALLAEVQAGRVDIIIVYKVDRLTRSLSDFARIVDILDAASASFVSVTQSFNTTTSMGRLTLNVLLSFAQFEREVTGERIRDKIAASKAKGMWMGGVIPLGYRLEDRKLHVEPDEANIVRLIFTRYLELGSALQLMTELRHQGIHGRMRINRHGRSYGGGAFSRGALYAILKNRLYVGEVVHKGRIYAGEHKGIIEPHLFDQVQQQLAEARVERSHRVNTDEPSPLAGLLWDGHGRRLSPSHAARSGKRYRYYVSGLQGDDRDEPCWRISAPDIETLVAARLASGIGDAIAASIASGALSGDAIEKLKKAGNDTIEQIHGLPHVQRRAFLELITRIDLSEAHLTITADLSAIDASLTSPEITVPIGFARSGRQIKLVLPPAHDDMPSPNAALLKLIAQAFAARRELENGGSFDAVAERLGYGRHYLADLLRTSFLSPKIITAIIEGRQPASLSRTELIRTKNLPLLWSEQGAVFGIT, from the coding sequence ATGCGTAAGGCCGATAACACAGCTCCGCGCGCCCTGCGCTGCGCCATCTACACCCGCAAGTCGACCGAGGAGGGACTGGATCAGGCGTTCAACAGTCTGGACGCGCAGCGTGAGGCCTGTGCCGCCTATATCCTGAGCCAACGGCATGAAGGCTGGTCACTGGTGCCCGACTATTATGATGATGGCGGCTACTCAGGCGGCACGATGGAGCGCCCTGGATTGAAAGCCCTGCTTGCCGAGGTACAAGCCGGGCGTGTCGATATCATCATCGTCTACAAGGTCGATCGCCTCACCCGCAGCCTGTCGGACTTTGCCAGGATCGTCGACATACTTGATGCCGCCTCAGCCAGCTTCGTGTCGGTGACGCAGTCGTTCAACACCACCACCAGCATGGGACGGCTTACGCTGAATGTCCTGCTCTCCTTCGCCCAGTTCGAGCGTGAAGTGACGGGTGAGCGCATCCGTGACAAAATCGCCGCATCGAAGGCCAAGGGCATGTGGATGGGCGGTGTCATACCGCTTGGCTATCGGCTGGAGGATCGCAAGCTGCACGTGGAGCCTGACGAGGCCAACATCGTGCGCCTGATCTTCACCCGCTATCTCGAACTTGGCTCAGCGCTGCAACTGATGACCGAGCTTCGGCATCAGGGTATCCATGGCCGAATGCGCATCAACCGGCATGGACGCAGCTATGGCGGTGGCGCCTTCAGTCGCGGTGCGCTCTACGCGATCCTGAAGAACCGCCTTTATGTCGGAGAGGTCGTGCATAAAGGCCGCATCTATGCGGGCGAACATAAAGGCATCATTGAGCCTCATCTCTTCGACCAGGTCCAGCAGCAGCTTGCCGAGGCGCGGGTGGAGCGCAGCCATCGCGTCAATACCGACGAGCCAAGTCCGCTCGCGGGACTGCTATGGGATGGACATGGCCGTCGCCTGTCGCCCAGTCATGCAGCGCGAAGCGGCAAGCGCTATCGCTATTATGTATCGGGACTGCAGGGCGATGATCGGGATGAACCCTGCTGGCGCATCAGCGCGCCGGACATCGAAACACTGGTGGCAGCGAGACTGGCAAGCGGGATTGGCGACGCCATCGCCGCCAGCATCGCCTCGGGTGCGTTGTCAGGCGATGCGATCGAAAAGCTGAAGAAAGCGGGGAACGACACCATCGAGCAGATCCATGGCCTACCCCATGTGCAACGCCGCGCCTTTCTCGAATTGATCACGCGCATCGATCTTTCCGAAGCGCATCTCACCATCACAGCAGACCTCAGCGCCATCGATGCCAGCCTTACCTCACCGGAGATAACCGTGCCCATCGGCTTCGCGCGATCCGGCCGACAGATCAAACTGGTGCTGCCGCCGGCGCACGACGACATGCCATCACCTAACGCCGCGCTGCTCAAGCTGATCGCACAGGCCTTTGCCGCACGGCGTGAACTGGAAAATGGCGGATCCTTCGATGCCGTCGCCGAGAGACTCGGCTATGGTCGCCACTATCTGGCCGACCTGCTGCGGACGAGCTTTCTGTCCCCTAAGATCATCACCGCCATCATCGAGGGTCGGCAGCCGGCGTCGCTTTCGCGCACCGAGTTGATACGAACCAAGAATCTTCCGCTGCTCTGGTCCGAGCAGGGAGCCGTGTTCGGCATCACCTGA
- a CDS encoding NAD-dependent deacylase — MPDIRNIVILTGAGISAESGLATFRGPDGLWEGHRVEDVCTPEALARNPELVHRFYDERRAKLAEVTPNAAHEALAELDHQWPGELLIVTQNVDDLHERAGANRMLHMHGELMSALCAACGASKLWHDPMPPGTACPFCNAHSLRPDIVFFGEMPYEMERIDAALREADLFVSIGTSGAVYPAAGFVQTARHVGAETLELNLDPSAGSIYFHDTRIGPASVLVPEWVNSLLAG; from the coding sequence ATGCCAGACATTCGCAACATTGTCATCCTCACGGGCGCAGGAATCTCCGCCGAGAGCGGCCTTGCCACTTTTCGCGGGCCGGACGGGCTTTGGGAGGGGCATAGGGTGGAGGACGTGTGCACGCCCGAAGCCCTGGCGCGCAATCCGGAGTTGGTGCACCGCTTCTATGACGAGCGGCGCGCGAAGCTGGCGGAAGTTACGCCCAATGCGGCGCATGAGGCGCTGGCGGAACTGGATCATCAGTGGCCGGGCGAATTGCTGATCGTGACGCAGAATGTGGATGATCTGCACGAGCGTGCCGGGGCGAACCGGATGCTGCACATGCATGGCGAGTTGATGTCGGCGCTATGCGCGGCGTGCGGTGCGTCGAAGCTATGGCATGATCCGATGCCGCCGGGGACTGCCTGCCCCTTCTGCAATGCGCATAGCCTGCGGCCCGACATCGTGTTTTTCGGCGAAATGCCCTATGAAATGGAGCGGATCGACGCGGCCCTGCGGGAGGCGGATCTATTCGTCTCCATCGGCACGTCGGGGGCCGTGTATCCTGCCGCAGGGTTCGTCCAGACGGCGCGGCATGTCGGTGCCGAAACGCTGGAGCTTAATCTCGATCCTTCGGCGGGCAGCATCTACTTCCATGACACCCGGATCGGTCCTGCCAGTGTTCTCGTGCCCGAATGGGTGAACAGTTTGCTCGCAGGCTAG
- the dapB gene encoding 4-hydroxy-tetrahydrodipicolinate reductase yields MTAIGIYGAAGRMGQAIAAAAHEAGVGIAGGVDRAGRRGEIAPGLAIGNDPLALAEASGVLIDFSSPSALGDHLDACIAARRPIVIGTTGLEHVHHALIDQAAEQIAILQTGNTSLGVNLLAALVEDAARRLGDDWDIEIVEMHHRHKVDAPSGTALLLGEAAAKGRGIALADSSVRGRDGITGAREPGSIGFASLRGGSVSGDHQVIFAAEGERIELCHRAENRSIFARGAIKAALWLAGQSAGRYDMKSVLGL; encoded by the coding sequence ATGACCGCAATTGGTATTTACGGTGCGGCAGGACGCATGGGGCAGGCGATCGCCGCCGCCGCGCACGAGGCGGGCGTGGGGATCGCGGGCGGAGTCGACCGGGCAGGGCGACGCGGGGAGATCGCACCCGGTCTCGCCATCGGCAATGATCCGCTGGCACTTGCCGAAGCGAGCGGCGTGCTGATCGACTTCTCCTCGCCGTCGGCGCTCGGCGATCATCTCGACGCCTGCATCGCCGCGCGCCGCCCGATCGTGATCGGCACGACCGGGCTGGAGCACGTCCATCATGCGCTGATCGATCAGGCGGCGGAGCAGATCGCGATATTGCAGACCGGGAACACGTCGCTCGGCGTCAATCTCCTCGCCGCGCTTGTGGAGGATGCTGCGCGGCGGTTAGGCGACGACTGGGACATAGAAATCGTGGAGATGCATCACCGGCATAAGGTCGATGCACCCTCCGGCACCGCCTTGCTGCTCGGCGAAGCGGCGGCGAAGGGCCGAGGGATTGCGTTGGCCGACAGCAGCGTGCGTGGCCGCGATGGCATAACCGGCGCCCGTGAACCGGGCAGTATCGGCTTTGCATCCTTGCGTGGTGGATCGGTTTCAGGCGACCATCAGGTAATCTTTGCGGCCGAAGGCGAACGCATCGAACTCTGCCATCGCGCCGAGAACCGCAGCATCTTCGCGCGCGGGGCAATCAAAGCGGCGCTGTGGCTCGCCGGGCAATCCGCGGGGCGTTACGACATGAAAAGCGTCCTCGGCCTCTGA
- the nth gene encoding endonuclease III — protein sequence MKKADIFEFYSRLAEDNPVPQTELAYGNDYQLLVAVTLSAQSTDVGVNKATRLLFQQVETPEQMVALGEEGLKQHIKTIGLYNAKAKNVIALSEMLVRDFGGKVPQDRDLLTTLPGVGRKTANVVMNTAFGAETFAVDTHIFRVGNRTGLAPGKNVVEVETKLDKQTPAPFRRDAHHWLILHGRYVCKARKPECWRCIVADLCRYKPKTPPPAKVITAPLAN from the coding sequence ATGAAGAAAGCCGATATCTTCGAATTTTATTCGCGACTTGCGGAAGACAACCCGGTGCCGCAGACCGAACTTGCCTATGGCAACGACTATCAATTGCTGGTCGCGGTGACGCTGTCCGCGCAATCCACGGATGTCGGCGTGAACAAGGCCACGCGGCTGCTCTTCCAGCAAGTCGAGACGCCCGAACAGATGGTGGCGCTGGGCGAGGAGGGCCTTAAACAGCACATCAAGACCATCGGCCTGTACAATGCCAAGGCGAAGAATGTGATCGCCCTGTCCGAGATGTTGGTCCGCGATTTCGGCGGCAAAGTCCCGCAGGATCGCGACCTGCTGACGACGCTGCCCGGTGTGGGGCGCAAGACTGCCAATGTGGTTATGAACACGGCGTTCGGAGCAGAGACTTTCGCCGTCGACACGCACATCTTCCGCGTCGGCAATCGCACCGGTCTTGCTCCAGGTAAAAATGTGGTCGAAGTCGAAACGAAGCTCGACAAGCAGACGCCCGCACCCTTCCGCCGCGACGCGCATCACTGGCTGATCCTGCACGGCCGCTATGTCTGCAAGGCGCGGAAGCCCGAATGCTGGCGCTGCATCGTTGCGGACCTGTGCCGCTATAAACCCAAGACGCCACCGCCGGCGAAGGTCATCACCGCGCCGTTGGCAAATTGA
- a CDS encoding MFS transporter encodes MADTAPTALTQRSRLFAIFGGSAGNLVEWYDWYVYSAFALYFAPVFFPKGDSTAQLLNTAAVFAVGFLMRPIGAWIMGVYADRHGRKSGLTLSVGLMCGGSLLIAVTPGYASIGYWSPALLILARLMQGLSVGGEYGASATYLSEMASQKHRGFFSSFQYVTLIMGQLLALAVLLVLQATMAEATLESWGWRIPFLIGGALAIGVLYLRRRLMETQSFEAAKTSEAPKSGMFALFKHYPGQAFLVIALTAGGTLAFYAYSTYMQKFLVNTSGFSRETATGIMACALFVYMLLQPVVGALSDQIGRRPIMIGFGVLGVLGTVWIFRSLETVRSPVEAFLLVLFALTIVSGYTAINAVVKAELFPANIRALGVALPYAIANALFGGTAEYVAFDLKGRGIESTFYWYVTGMIGVSLIAFLSMRDTRQHSLIDRDLD; translated from the coding sequence ATGGCCGACACCGCTCCGACCGCTCTGACACAGCGTAGCCGTCTGTTCGCGATCTTCGGCGGCTCCGCGGGCAACCTGGTCGAGTGGTACGACTGGTATGTCTACTCCGCCTTCGCGCTCTATTTCGCGCCGGTGTTCTTCCCGAAGGGCGACTCCACTGCGCAGTTGCTGAACACGGCGGCGGTGTTCGCGGTCGGTTTCCTGATGCGCCCGATTGGCGCGTGGATCATGGGGGTTTATGCCGACCGGCACGGGCGTAAGTCTGGCCTTACGCTGTCGGTCGGCCTGATGTGCGGCGGGTCGCTGCTGATCGCGGTGACGCCAGGCTATGCCAGCATCGGCTATTGGTCGCCCGCCCTGCTGATCCTCGCGCGGCTAATGCAGGGGCTCAGTGTCGGCGGCGAATATGGGGCCAGCGCGACCTATCTTTCCGAAATGGCGAGCCAAAAGCATCGCGGTTTCTTCTCCAGCTTCCAATATGTGACGCTCATCATGGGGCAACTGCTGGCGCTCGCCGTGCTGTTAGTGTTGCAGGCGACGATGGCCGAAGCGACGTTGGAAAGCTGGGGCTGGCGCATCCCGTTTTTGATCGGTGGGGCGCTTGCGATCGGCGTTCTCTATCTGCGCCGGCGGCTGATGGAGACACAATCGTTCGAGGCGGCGAAGACGAGCGAAGCGCCGAAATCAGGTATGTTCGCGCTGTTCAAACATTATCCCGGCCAGGCGTTTCTGGTCATCGCGCTGACGGCGGGCGGCACACTCGCCTTCTATGCCTATTCGACTTACATGCAGAAGTTCCTGGTCAACACCTCGGGATTCAGCCGGGAGACCGCGACCGGCATCATGGCCTGCGCACTGTTCGTCTACATGCTGCTCCAGCCAGTCGTCGGCGCTTTGTCCGACCAGATCGGGCGGAGGCCCATCATGATAGGCTTCGGGGTATTGGGCGTCCTCGGCACCGTGTGGATATTCCGCTCGCTCGAAACCGTGCGCAGCCCGGTCGAGGCGTTCCTGCTGGTCCTCTTCGCCCTCACCATCGTCAGCGGCTACACTGCGATCAATGCAGTCGTGAAGGCGGAGCTTTTCCCTGCCAATATCCGCGCTTTGGGCGTCGCGCTGCCCTACGCGATCGCCAATGCGCTGTTCGGCGGGACAGCGGAATATGTCGCGTTCGACTTGAAGGGCAGGGGCATAGAGTCGACGTTCTACTGGTACGTCACCGGGATGATCGGCGTCTCACTGATAGCTTTTCTCTCGATGCGTGATACCAGGCAGCATAGCCTGATCGACCGCGACCTCGACTAG